A single window of Zea mays cultivar B73 chromosome 10, Zm-B73-REFERENCE-NAM-5.0, whole genome shotgun sequence DNA harbors:
- the LOC100284899 gene encoding DAG protein: MAASLPTTAARLAAPAFAYRSPNAPSATALPRAAAFPAIAVAAAPLRPRRAPRPVAARAGGEERETILLPGCDYNHWLIVMEFPKDPAPTREQMIDTYLNTLATVLGSMEEAKKNMYAFSTTTYTGFQCTVDEETSEKFKGLPGVLWVLPDSYIDVKNKDYGGDKYVNGEIIPCTYPTYQPKERRTSKYESRRYERRRDGPPAASRKPRQQAPAQTQTESASS; this comes from the exons atggccgccTCCCTCCCGACCACCGCCGCGCGCCTCGCGGCCCCGGCCTTCGCCTACCGGTCGCCCAACGCTCCCTCCGCCACCGCCCTCCCGCGTGCCGCCGCCTTCCCTGCAATCGCcgtcgcggcggcgcccctgcgccCGCGCCGCGCGCCGAGGCCGGTGGCGGCCCGGGCCGGGGGCGAGGAGAGGGAGACGATACTGCTCCCCGGGTGCGACTACAACCACTGGCTGATCGTCATGGAGTTCCCCAAGGACCCCGCGCCCACCCGCGAGCAGATGATCGACACCTACCTCAACACACTCGCCACCGTCCTCGGCAG CATGGAGGAAGCCAAGAAGAACATGTACGCCTTCAGCACGACCACCTACACCGGGTTCCAGTGCACCGTGGACGAGGAGACGTCGGAGAAGTTCAAGG GTCTGCCTGGGGTGCTGTGGGTGCTCCCTGATTCCTACATCGACGTGAAGAACAAGGACTACGGAG GTGACAAGTACGTGAACGGCGAGATAATCCCCTGCACGTACCCGACGTACCAGCCGAAGGAGCGGAGGACGTCCAAGTACGAGAGCAGGCGGTACGAGAGGCGGAGAGATGGGCCACCGGCGGCCAGCAGGAAACCGAGGCAGCAGGCACCAGCTCAGACTCAGACCGAGTCCGCGTCTTCGTGA